One genomic region from Rhodococcus sp. SBT000017 encodes:
- a CDS encoding MbtH family NRPS accessory protein codes for MQDNISEWTVVRNDEEQHSIWPAKRPLPLGWYEVGFTGDREACLDHIELVWTDIRPLSLRRALGVA; via the coding sequence GTGCAGGACAACATTTCCGAATGGACAGTCGTACGGAACGACGAGGAACAGCATTCGATCTGGCCGGCGAAGCGACCACTGCCGCTGGGGTGGTACGAGGTCGGATTCACCGGCGACCGTGAGGCGTGCCTGGACCACATCGAACTGGTGTGGACCGACATCCGCCCTTTGTCGCTACGCCGCGCGCTGGGGGTGGCGTGA